The stretch of DNA ACGTATTGCACCATCCACACCGCCTCCGCCGACGAGTTGGCTGTTCGCTGCATTCACGATAGCATCAACTCGCGTTTTCGTTATGTCACCTTGGAGGAGCGATAAATTAATCCCTTGAATTTGTATTGTCATTCCACGACTCCTTTAGGGTTTACGCACTTCACCCGTAGAGGCGAGGTTGCCTCGCCCTCTGCGTAATGTCTCATGAATTGTAAATTCTACCATAGTCATCGATTTCTCTGAATCAAACCAGTTCTGTGAAGTTCCTCCAGAACAAAGGTTTCAATCGGCGTATCAGTTTTTAATTGGGCGTAACCGATACCTTGGTCGGTACAGAAACGTTGTAGATTATCGCAAAACGCTTGCTGTTGGGTTTGGTATTGCGTTAAGATTTCAGCATTAATTGTAATAGCCTTCGTTTCACCCGTCTCGGCATCTTCCATCAACCAATCGTTTCCTGTAGCTGCATTTTCCAAGTATGTCTGCGGATCTATTTCTTCTCGACTTACCACGTGAATTGCTGTGAGTGAGAATCCGTGTCCTCTGAGTGATTTAAAACCTGCTGTGTAACTATCTGGGTCCAAAAAATCGGAAAAAACAACGATCATTCCACGGTGTCGTTGATACGTGGGAAGTTGCTTGAGGCATTCCGTCAATCGTGTGCGTCCGCCTGCTGCAATGGCTGTGATCGCCCTTGTAAGTCGTGGGAATTGCGCTTTGCCCGATGTAGGGGGTAGCGTTAACGAGAGGCGTTCAGCACAGGTGTAAACTGCAACGCTGTCTGCGTGTGCTAAAGCGACATAGCCAAGTGCTGCAGCAACCTGCTTGGCACATGTCAACTTCGTCGGTGCGCCAAATTCCATAGATCGGCTCCTGTCAAGTAGGAGAACAATGGGCAAGTCTTCATCAGTATGATGAAGCTTGATAAAGAGTCTGCCAAGGCGGGCATAAATGTTCCAATCGACATACCGTAGGTCATCACCGGGTTCGTAAGCCCGATGGTCGGCGAATTCCATACCTGTGCCACGATTAAGGCTTCGCCGTTCGCCTCTGAGTTTTCCTCGAAATGGATGTTTCGAGTGGATGTAGAATGGATCAAGTTGTTTCAGGAATTGTGGTGTAAGCATTATTGATGTAGGTTTTTAGAGGGTAGGTGAATGCGCCTGTAACTCTTCTTTTCCCGATGTCTACTATATTAGCATGGGTCTAAGAAAAAGACAAGAATTTTCATATTTAACTTGACAGACCCCAAAAAATGATGTATAATTTAAACACTGAAAAAGATATACAGTTTAACTTGCAAACGTCCATTACACCAGCAAATGTAGTCTTCAGTTTTGCTTGTGTTGCTTGTAAGTGTAGGCTGTAGATACAGCTCGGGGCGTAGCGCAGCCCGGCTAGCGCGTCTGCTTTGGGAGCAGAAGGTCGGAGGTTCGAATCCTCTCGCCCCGATTTCAAAACAGAATAAGATTTCTAACACAAGCGCCTATAGCTCAATTGGATAGAGCAACGGACTTCTAATCCGTAGGTTGCAGGTTCGATTCCTGCTAGGCGTGCTTTTCATACTACTGAAGGCAAAATCTAAGTGTGGTGGATGTAGCTCAGGGGTAGAGCACTTGACTGTGGATCAAGTGGTCGTGGGTTCAAATCCCATCATCCACCCTCATTCGTATCCGGGGTCCGCTCTATCACTGGGAAAGGAACCCGTTTGTATACGGACGTCGGGAGGCGTTAACGGTTTGGCTCCTTCGCGACGCGTTACTTAATAATAGACTGGGAGACCAAGTACGTCACAAGTTAAGAGCAATGCTTGTAGAGACCCTCTCCAGTGGTAAAGATACTGGGCAGACGCGCCGTTAGCTCAATTGGCAGAGCATCTGACTCTTAATCAGGCGGTTGAAGGTTCGATTCCTTCACGGCGCATCGCTTATAATATTCGACGAATGTAAGACAAAGGTAAATTTGGTTTCCGCGTAAATCAACGTCAGAATGCGTGTGTGGCATTCCAAATCAGAATCAACGGTATTCATGCCTTATGGGCATGAACCGGGTATGAAGCCCGTGTGGGCTTCCCCGGGGCAAAATTTGGGCGGGTGCTGGAATTGGTAGACAGGATAGACTTAGGATCTATTGGGGTTACGCCTCGTGAGGGTTCAAGTCCCTCCTCGCCCATAGTCGCAGATTTTTAGTCAGTGATTTAAAGTATCCGGGCTTTAAGGGCTCGGCATGAGGACAAAAGACTTGAAAGTTCAAACTGAAAGGTTAGATGCCACGCGAGTTCGTCTCAATATAGAGGTTCCTTCTGAAGATGTTAACACGGCGTTGGCTGAAACTTATGAGACGCTGCGGTCACAAGTCTCTATTCCCGGTTTTCGCAAAGGGCGCGTCCCTGTAGCTATCCTTAAATCTCGATTTCCCGAATACGTTAGTAGTGAAGCTGTCCGGTATCTCATCGTACCTGCTTACGAAGATGCGGTTGATAGAGAAAGACTCAATCCGCTTTCACAGCCTATTTTTGAGCCACCACTCAATGAATTGCAAGTTAAAGAAAACCAACCGCTCGCGTTTTCAGCGACTGTTGACACCCGACCCAGTATCCATCTCCCAAATTACGACGAACTCGAAACCGATAAAAACCCCGTTGATGTGCCTCGTGAAGATGTTGATGCCTATATTACACGATTACAAGCCCAATCTGCTACTTACGAACCACTTGAGGTTGAACGATCAGTGGAAGAAAAAGACTGTGTACGTATAGATTGGGAATGCTTACTTGACGGTGAGCGTGTTGACCCTGAATCGCGACAAGATGTTGATATAGAACTCGGTGTCGGTGCGATACACGAAAAACTTGAGCAGGCGTTGCTTGGTATGCAAATCGGGGATACAAAATCTGTGGATATTGGGTTTCCGCAAGAACACAGCAACCCAGAACTTGCAGGAAAGTCTGCCCACTATGAAATTGCACTGCATGCTATCACGCAGAAACATCTTCCCGATTTAGATGATGAGTTTGCGAAGGATTTGGGGTATGAAAGTTACTCTCAACTCTATGGATTAATATGGAACAATCTTGTTGAGGAGGAGACCAGTATACACGTTGATAAGCAGAAAGCGGAGTTACTGACGCAACTCATTGAAAAGACCGATATCGCTATTCCTGAACCTTTAGTGGATCAGTATGTGCAACAAACACTTCAGAACCTCCAACGACAGTTGCAAAATGAACATAGAACGCCCGAAG from Candidatus Poribacteria bacterium encodes:
- a CDS encoding DUF58 domain-containing protein produces the protein MLTPQFLKQLDPFYIHSKHPFRGKLRGERRSLNRGTGMEFADHRAYEPGDDLRYVDWNIYARLGRLFIKLHHTDEDLPIVLLLDRSRSMEFGAPTKLTCAKQVAAALGYVALAHADSVAVYTCAERLSLTLPPTSGKAQFPRLTRAITAIAAGGRTRLTECLKQLPTYQRHRGMIVVFSDFLDPDSYTAGFKSLRGHGFSLTAIHVVSREEIDPQTYLENAATGNDWLMEDAETGETKAITINAEILTQYQTQQQAFCDNLQRFCTDQGIGYAQLKTDTPIETFVLEELHRTGLIQRNR
- the tig gene encoding trigger factor — encoded protein: MKVQTERLDATRVRLNIEVPSEDVNTALAETYETLRSQVSIPGFRKGRVPVAILKSRFPEYVSSEAVRYLIVPAYEDAVDRERLNPLSQPIFEPPLNELQVKENQPLAFSATVDTRPSIHLPNYDELETDKNPVDVPREDVDAYITRLQAQSATYEPLEVERSVEEKDCVRIDWECLLDGERVDPESRQDVDIELGVGAIHEKLEQALLGMQIGDTKSVDIGFPQEHSNPELAGKSAHYEIALHAITQKHLPDLDDEFAKDLGYESYSQLYGLIWNNLVEEETSIHVDKQKAELLTQLIEKTDIAIPEPLVDQYVQQTLQNLQRQLQNEHRTPEEAGIDMETLPEELRRDVIQQTKQSWIFETIAEKEGIFVSDDELEYEIRRAAEQQNRDAQKYAALLKSSNRLEDFRGQLQHEKIYQFLIQRASAKQSLIIT